One stretch of Halobacillus litoralis DNA includes these proteins:
- a CDS encoding PCYCGC domain-containing protein → MKKTLFLILTLLIGTALSGCSSESEEEAHIEHVNGDIREETASVTTLPSFMDEKPQEMHDIYMAAAQSQELLENIPCYCGCGESVGHRDNYDCFVNKTNGDGSIVWDDHGTKCGVCMEIAAQSIIDYQDGKSIKEIREKIDSTYENGYAEPTPTPAL, encoded by the coding sequence ATGAAAAAAACTTTATTCCTAATCCTTACACTTTTGATCGGTACCGCGCTATCCGGATGCTCTTCGGAATCCGAAGAGGAAGCACATATCGAACACGTTAATGGCGACATTAGAGAAGAGACCGCCTCTGTGACGACACTTCCATCATTCATGGATGAGAAACCACAGGAAATGCACGACATCTATATGGCTGCCGCCCAGAGCCAAGAGTTGCTTGAGAATATCCCTTGCTACTGCGGATGCGGGGAGAGTGTAGGACACCGGGACAACTATGACTGCTTTGTAAACAAAACCAATGGAGATGGCAGCATTGTCTGGGATGACCACGGCACAAAATGCGGTGTTTGTATGGAGATTGCCGCACAATCGATCATTGATTATCAGGATGGCAAATCTATAAAAGAAATTCGTGAAAAGATCGACTCCACCTACGAAAATGGCTACGCAGAGCCAACACCAACGCCAGCTTTATAA
- a CDS encoding VOC family protein: MLNKVGQIMVYVKDQDEAVNFWTEKLGFVVISEENNGEGMRWIEVAPKEGVETSIVLHNKDVVAKMSPDLNLDPPSLMFFTDHFEQLHRELLNKKVTVGEIVQMPTGRVFNFADNEDQYFAVMENK, encoded by the coding sequence GTGCTTAATAAAGTAGGTCAAATTATGGTGTATGTGAAGGACCAGGATGAAGCCGTAAATTTTTGGACAGAGAAACTAGGGTTCGTGGTGATTTCCGAAGAGAATAATGGGGAAGGGATGAGATGGATTGAGGTTGCTCCCAAGGAGGGTGTGGAAACATCCATTGTCCTTCACAATAAAGATGTGGTTGCAAAGATGTCTCCAGACCTCAACCTTGATCCACCTTCCTTAATGTTTTTCACGGATCATTTTGAGCAGCTTCATCGGGAGTTGTTAAATAAAAAAGTGACCGTAGGAGAAATTGTTCAAATGCCGACGGGCCGGGTATTTAACTTTGCGGACAATGAAGATCAGTACTTTGCTGTCATGGAAAATAAGTAA
- a CDS encoding sulfite exporter TauE/SafE family protein codes for MTILSFLAILGVGIGAGFINVIAGGGSLLTLPILIFFGLPSAVANGTNRIALMAQNIVAIISYRKDGYFDGKFSLLLAIPALIGSIVGAQIAVNIPDDLFNRILSIVMIVVLVIMIWKPHKNLSAASGQDSPLKKMGLVLIFFIIGVYGGFIQAGVGFVIIAALTLVTGLSLVKINSIKVFVVAVYTLSALVVFVINDQIHWGYGITLAVGTSIGAFLGSKFAVKHGDKWIQRFLIVAVIAMAIRLFFFT; via the coding sequence GTGACCATTCTATCTTTTCTCGCTATTTTAGGGGTAGGGATTGGGGCAGGTTTCATTAACGTCATCGCAGGTGGAGGTTCGCTTTTAACCCTGCCCATCCTCATTTTCTTCGGCCTGCCTTCCGCTGTAGCCAATGGTACCAACCGGATTGCGTTGATGGCACAGAACATTGTCGCCATTATCTCTTATCGTAAAGACGGCTATTTTGATGGCAAGTTCAGTCTTCTACTAGCGATACCTGCTCTCATTGGTTCCATTGTTGGCGCACAAATTGCGGTGAATATCCCGGATGATCTATTCAACCGTATCCTATCGATTGTGATGATTGTAGTTTTAGTGATTATGATATGGAAACCTCATAAAAACTTGTCCGCAGCAAGCGGCCAGGACTCCCCGTTGAAAAAGATGGGTTTGGTTCTAATCTTCTTTATAATAGGTGTCTATGGAGGATTCATCCAAGCGGGGGTAGGTTTTGTGATCATAGCAGCGCTGACCTTAGTGACGGGTTTATCACTAGTGAAGATTAATAGTATTAAGGTTTTTGTCGTTGCGGTTTATACACTATCAGCCTTAGTGGTTTTCGTCATCAATGATCAAATCCATTGGGGATACGGAATTACACTGGCTGTTGGGACAAGCATCGGAGCGTTTTTAGGCAGTAAATTTGCGGTGAAGCACGGAGACAAATGGATTCAAAGGTTCCTGATCGTCGCCGTGATTGCCATGGCGATCCGATTATTCTTCTTTACATAA
- a CDS encoding RNA polymerase sigma factor, whose translation MPIEEVPVPQPFYENADSDVEHICECRHLEEDIKKRISTLSPKLRAVFQLSYDKQLQEKEIAQTLQITQAAVKSRLHRARQAIKGKLGKESHHCFTA comes from the coding sequence TTGCCAATTGAAGAGGTTCCGGTACCTCAACCTTTCTATGAAAATGCGGATTCTGATGTTGAGCACATTTGTGAATGCCGTCATCTAGAAGAAGACATCAAGAAGCGGATCAGTACATTATCCCCTAAGCTTCGAGCCGTGTTTCAACTAAGTTACGATAAACAACTGCAGGAAAAGGAAATCGCCCAAACGCTTCAAATTACACAGGCGGCCGTCAAATCACGACTTCACCGGGCAAGGCAGGCCATAAAGGGGAAGCTGGGAAAAGAAAGCCACCATTGTTTTACAGCGTAA
- a CDS encoding RNA polymerase sigma factor, producing the protein MDFCEMYEQYYHRVYYTALKVTKNPCSAEDILQETFIKAYDKLEGIREEGKVGAWLSTIAHRKAIDLLRVIKKRGPFFCQLKRFRYLNLSMKMRILMLSTFVNAVI; encoded by the coding sequence ATGGACTTTTGTGAGATGTATGAACAGTATTATCATCGTGTTTATTACACAGCTTTAAAAGTGACAAAGAACCCTTGTTCAGCCGAAGATATCCTTCAAGAAACCTTTATAAAAGCGTACGATAAACTCGAGGGAATCCGTGAAGAAGGGAAGGTGGGGGCGTGGCTCTCCACCATCGCTCACCGGAAAGCAATCGATCTTTTACGTGTAATAAAGAAAAGAGGGCCGTTCTTTTGCCAATTGAAGAGGTTCCGGTACCTCAACCTTTCTATGAAAATGCGGATTCTGATGTTGAGCACATTTGTGAATGCCGTCATCTAG
- a CDS encoding DUF6449 domain-containing protein, producing the protein MRSKTSSFNKEIIKQDFRNVGWISIIYFLGLFFIVPMQLFMEFGRDEPRIIDDRGLFGGIFAYELQSLFLIVMPVLMAVFLFRYLHVKGASDFAHSFPMKRGKLFHHHILSGIILLILPILLNYLVLMITAGITDVADYYTIGNASYWLWLFTTMSLLIFLAGVFVGTLTGISAVQGVLTFILLFLPVGLYGLIAFHLTAYIKGYSGDMVLDRSLQYFSPLVDLLEYRNYGPEKVSVPVEILSLFIYGGIAILFYFASVWLYKKRPLEAAGRALAVRALNPVFILGVTFCFALFGGMYFSVAQNTYSWMITGYFIGGTFGYAAASMLLQKTWRVFNFKNLKGWLGYGAAAGVLIAAIPLLWQNYESYVPEQNEVEKVYISSGYWEYQQLADQDLKIPYITSETAIQSTINLHEKLIKVSDPLKRGEDYFFFAYQLKDGSEVYRQYRIDEEKVRNERKTVYETEEYKSIQYPVFELKSSEINQVFLHSYSGGEDLYDPERISRFMEILKQDLEQLTYEEMIAPRGLNSGVTFTVDGTRDNPYYVQLYPSYERSMEWLKEEGLYDQVMIQPKDIQRAEVYRWPKDQDYLNSRARFIYDQMERDEVEPLEVMDHEQIDSLLRAQAHKEEGAYIVAFYFDKNDPEPYEVLSFDKGDAPDFIKEHFE; encoded by the coding sequence ATGCGTTCGAAAACATCCTCGTTTAATAAAGAGATCATCAAGCAGGATTTCCGAAATGTCGGGTGGATCAGTATCATTTACTTTTTAGGGTTGTTTTTCATTGTTCCGATGCAGTTATTTATGGAATTCGGTAGAGACGAGCCACGTATCATAGATGATCGTGGGTTATTTGGCGGAATATTTGCTTATGAGCTTCAATCACTATTTTTAATCGTAATGCCAGTACTGATGGCGGTGTTTTTATTCCGGTATCTGCATGTGAAAGGGGCTTCAGATTTCGCTCACAGTTTCCCTATGAAGAGAGGGAAATTATTTCACCACCATATTCTATCCGGCATCATTCTATTAATCTTGCCAATTTTACTGAACTATTTGGTTCTCATGATTACGGCTGGAATAACGGATGTAGCAGATTACTATACCATTGGGAATGCTAGTTATTGGTTATGGCTGTTTACGACAATGAGTCTTCTTATTTTCTTAGCGGGCGTTTTTGTCGGAACTTTAACCGGGATATCCGCTGTACAAGGAGTTTTGACTTTCATTCTACTGTTTTTACCTGTGGGGTTATATGGGTTGATTGCTTTTCACCTAACCGCTTATATCAAAGGGTATTCAGGTGACATGGTACTAGATCGTTCCCTTCAGTATTTTTCACCACTGGTAGATCTATTGGAGTATCGAAACTATGGACCAGAGAAGGTTAGTGTTCCTGTTGAGATTCTGTCTCTATTCATTTATGGGGGCATAGCCATCCTCTTCTACTTTGCTTCCGTATGGCTTTATAAAAAACGGCCACTGGAAGCGGCGGGCCGTGCGTTAGCTGTACGCGCTTTGAACCCTGTTTTTATACTCGGGGTCACGTTCTGCTTCGCCTTATTCGGTGGCATGTATTTCAGTGTCGCGCAAAATACTTATAGCTGGATGATCACAGGCTATTTCATTGGTGGAACATTCGGTTATGCCGCAGCCTCCATGCTTCTTCAAAAAACTTGGAGAGTATTCAACTTTAAAAACTTGAAAGGGTGGCTGGGTTATGGTGCGGCTGCTGGCGTATTAATTGCTGCCATTCCACTTCTTTGGCAGAATTACGAATCCTATGTCCCTGAACAAAATGAAGTAGAAAAGGTCTACATCAGCAGTGGTTACTGGGAATATCAACAACTTGCTGATCAAGATCTTAAAATTCCTTACATTACTTCTGAAACGGCCATTCAATCCACGATTAATCTTCATGAGAAGCTGATTAAAGTGAGCGACCCTTTAAAGCGCGGGGAGGATTATTTCTTCTTTGCTTATCAACTGAAGGACGGCAGTGAAGTCTACCGTCAATATAGGATCGATGAAGAAAAAGTGAGAAATGAGAGAAAAACTGTTTATGAAACAGAGGAATACAAAAGTATTCAATACCCTGTATTTGAACTGAAGTCTTCAGAAATCAATCAGGTGTTCTTACATTCTTATTCAGGCGGAGAGGATTTGTACGATCCTGAAAGAATTTCTAGGTTTATGGAAATATTGAAACAGGACCTTGAACAATTGACATATGAAGAAATGATAGCTCCGAGAGGATTGAACTCCGGAGTAACCTTCACTGTAGATGGGACGAGAGACAATCCGTATTATGTGCAGCTTTATCCTTCCTATGAACGATCAATGGAATGGTTGAAGGAAGAAGGGTTGTACGACCAAGTGATGATCCAGCCGAAAGACATACAACGCGCTGAAGTTTATCGATGGCCAAAAGATCAAGACTATTTAAACAGTCGTGCCCGGTTTATATATGATCAAATGGAACGGGATGAGGTAGAACCTCTAGAGGTTATGGATCATGAGCAAATTGATTCTTTACTGCGAGCACAGGCACATAAAGAAGAAGGAGCTTATATCGTTGCTTTTTATTTTGATAAAAACGACCCTGAACCTTATGAAGTTTTAAGCTTCGATAAAGGTGACGCGCCGGACTTTATAAAGGAACACTTTGAATAA
- a CDS encoding ABC transporter ATP-binding protein has product MIEVHTVSKSFDRTKILKDVSFRVNKGSIYGLLGSNGAGKTTLMRILTGILKQNSGQVHILEDDVFENESVKQRMVFIPDSLYFLPQYTTRQMADYNRSMYDSWNEERYEKLKNVFQLDENKKISQFSKGMQRQVAFWLAMSAMPDVLILDEPFDGLDAVMRQKVRNLIIQDVAEREMTVLISSHNLREVEDICDHVGILHKGEILLERDLDDLKADVHKIQVAFDDDSFHPEEADLDILHKEKRGSVWLLIVRGREADISTGIKKHRPLVYDRLPLTLEEIFIYEMGGVGYAFENILV; this is encoded by the coding sequence ATGATTGAGGTCCATACGGTCAGCAAATCGTTTGATCGAACCAAGATTCTGAAGGATGTTTCTTTTCGTGTGAATAAGGGGTCCATATACGGTCTTCTTGGTTCCAATGGTGCAGGGAAAACCACATTAATGAGGATCCTTACTGGGATTCTCAAACAGAACAGTGGTCAGGTTCATATTTTGGAGGATGATGTGTTTGAGAATGAATCCGTCAAACAAAGGATGGTTTTCATCCCTGACAGTCTCTACTTTCTGCCACAGTACACGACCCGTCAGATGGCAGATTATAACCGGTCCATGTACGACAGTTGGAACGAAGAACGATATGAAAAATTAAAAAATGTCTTTCAACTGGATGAGAACAAGAAAATCAGTCAGTTTTCTAAAGGGATGCAGCGTCAAGTCGCCTTTTGGCTGGCGATGTCGGCAATGCCTGATGTTTTGATTCTCGATGAGCCATTCGATGGACTTGATGCTGTGATGAGGCAGAAAGTCCGGAACTTGATCATTCAGGATGTGGCTGAACGAGAGATGACCGTTTTAATTTCCTCCCACAACTTAAGAGAAGTCGAAGATATCTGTGACCATGTCGGAATTCTACATAAAGGAGAAATCCTCCTTGAACGTGATTTGGATGATTTGAAAGCCGATGTCCATAAAATCCAGGTCGCTTTCGATGATGATTCCTTCCATCCGGAGGAAGCAGATCTGGATATTCTTCACAAAGAAAAGCGGGGCAGTGTCTGGCTGCTGATTGTCCGAGGAAGGGAAGCTGACATTTCAACTGGAATCAAAAAACACCGCCCGCTCGTTTATGACAGGCTTCCACTTACGCTTGAGGAAATCTTTATCTATGAAATGGGAGGTGTAGGGTATGCGTTCGAAAACATCCTCGTTTAA
- a CDS encoding GntR family transcriptional regulator: MFELDVRSRKPIYEQLVEKLKQLIINDVLKEDEKLPSVRELAQQLTINPNTIQKAYRELETQGYIYSLKGKGSFVNSSGKVDNEEELKKVREELKKLFAEAIYLGMTSEEIAALLREVEGGQRDD, translated from the coding sequence ATGTTTGAGTTGGACGTCAGGAGCAGAAAGCCGATTTACGAGCAGCTCGTGGAAAAGCTGAAGCAACTGATTATCAATGACGTTCTGAAAGAAGACGAAAAACTACCTTCTGTGAGGGAACTTGCCCAACAGTTGACGATCAATCCGAATACGATTCAGAAAGCGTATCGTGAGTTGGAGACGCAAGGATATATTTACTCGTTAAAGGGAAAGGGCAGCTTCGTGAATTCTTCTGGAAAAGTCGACAATGAAGAGGAGTTGAAAAAAGTGAGAGAAGAGTTAAAGAAGCTGTTTGCGGAAGCGATTTATTTAGGAATGACATCAGAAGAGATCGCAGCTCTTCTCCGTGAAGTTGAAGGAGGTCAGCGGGATGATTGA
- a CDS encoding flavin reductase family protein: MIISEKDFQDHSMSKLIKGAVVPRPIAWVSTISEDGIRNLAPFSFFTVASMNPITLCFSVGSADRDKDTLKNIKETKQFTINVVSESLANQMHESSKRYGPDVDEFEVAGTDFEDGDFVSVPRVKQSPVHMECKLDQVIEIGEGSLVLGRLVGYHIKDEVYIETDKVDPHEMKPVGRMAGDYSYIRDFFSLPNDDLPK; this comes from the coding sequence GTGATTATTAGCGAAAAAGATTTTCAAGACCATTCCATGAGCAAGTTGATTAAAGGGGCAGTCGTGCCGCGTCCGATTGCCTGGGTCTCGACAATAAGCGAGGATGGCATACGAAATTTGGCTCCGTTCAGTTTTTTTACGGTGGCCTCCATGAATCCGATCACACTATGTTTTTCTGTAGGGAGTGCGGACAGAGATAAAGACACTTTGAAAAACATTAAAGAAACAAAGCAGTTTACGATCAATGTCGTTTCAGAATCTTTAGCTAATCAGATGCATGAAAGCAGTAAAAGGTATGGTCCTGATGTCGATGAGTTTGAGGTGGCAGGTACAGATTTCGAAGACGGGGATTTCGTTTCCGTACCAAGGGTGAAACAATCACCCGTTCACATGGAATGTAAGCTCGATCAAGTAATCGAAATCGGTGAAGGGAGTCTGGTTTTAGGGAGGCTGGTCGGCTACCATATCAAGGATGAAGTTTATATAGAAACAGACAAAGTGGACCCGCATGAGATGAAGCCTGTCGGAAGAATGGCAGGAGATTACAGCTACATCCGGGACTTTTTCTCACTTCCCAACGACGACCTTCCAAAATAA
- a CDS encoding cell wall hydrolase encodes MFKKFLLTGLAAVSLLAFSFPVESFAHANTHTVQKGDSIYKIAMKHGVSAQQLQAMNDKENAEIYPGEQLQLPVALSASEKDLLARLVEAEAKGESYAGKVAVATVVLNRVESDLFPDSLNGVVYDGIQFSPVLNGTINQPAGAESKRAVNEAIAYQGYDRESLFFYNPDKAQSDYLSSKEVTTVIGDHVFLR; translated from the coding sequence ATGTTCAAAAAATTCTTGCTGACAGGATTGGCAGCCGTAAGTTTGCTCGCTTTCTCCTTCCCTGTCGAAAGTTTTGCACATGCCAATACTCACACCGTCCAGAAGGGCGACTCTATTTATAAAATTGCTATGAAACATGGCGTTTCTGCTCAACAATTGCAGGCGATGAACGATAAAGAGAATGCAGAAATTTACCCTGGGGAGCAGTTACAGCTTCCTGTGGCTCTTAGTGCTTCTGAAAAAGATTTACTGGCCCGTCTAGTAGAAGCAGAGGCGAAGGGTGAAAGCTACGCTGGTAAAGTTGCGGTTGCCACGGTTGTTTTGAACCGTGTGGAAAGTGACCTTTTCCCAGATTCATTGAATGGCGTAGTCTATGACGGCATTCAGTTCTCTCCTGTTCTTAATGGTACGATCAATCAGCCGGCAGGCGCTGAGTCAAAACGTGCAGTTAACGAAGCTATCGCATATCAAGGGTATGACCGCGAGTCTCTATTTTTCTATAACCCTGATAAAGCGCAAAGTGACTATTTGAGCAGCAAAGAAGTAACTACGGTCATCGGCGACCATGTTTTCTTGAGATAA
- a CDS encoding OsmC family protein → MSEHKVSITSKSQGMKTEIEAGKHSLTIDEPKQMGGTDEGADPLATMLGSLAGCETVIAHMVAKEMSFDLQSISFDINGTLDMRGLMGTADVKPYFDTVYIKADVETSESQERIEELQEIVDQRCPVFTTLKAAGITLNVDWQKA, encoded by the coding sequence ATGTCAGAACATAAAGTATCAATCACGAGTAAGTCCCAAGGGATGAAAACAGAAATTGAGGCGGGAAAACATTCATTGACGATTGATGAACCGAAGCAAATGGGAGGAACAGATGAAGGTGCTGATCCTCTTGCAACGATGTTAGGTTCTCTCGCAGGATGTGAAACAGTTATTGCTCATATGGTCGCGAAGGAAATGTCGTTCGATCTCCAAAGTATTTCCTTTGATATCAATGGAACACTGGATATGCGCGGGTTAATGGGAACGGCGGATGTAAAGCCGTACTTTGATACGGTGTACATCAAAGCGGACGTAGAAACATCGGAATCTCAAGAGCGGATTGAAGAACTTCAGGAAATCGTCGATCAACGCTGTCCTGTTTTCACTACCCTGAAAGCGGCGGGAATCACACTAAATGTCGATTGGCAAAAAGCGTAA
- a CDS encoding CDP-alcohol phosphatidyltransferase family protein, translating to MLDTHARKFVQPSIERTASYFLQKGRTANEITVLALFVGLATSALYVLGFPILAVVFLWLSGFLDAVDGTMARNTKTSSFGTVMDITFDRVVEIGMIIAIAYVHPEVLWPLLLLSVSIIVSMTIFLVVGAVSEKAGIKSFYYQAGLAERTEGFVLFSVMLLFPSFLFWSTLLFFAVELFTGIQRFMEAKRILK from the coding sequence ATGCTCGATACACACGCAAGAAAATTCGTTCAGCCGTCCATCGAACGTACCGCTTCTTACTTTCTGCAAAAAGGTCGCACGGCCAACGAAATTACAGTGCTCGCCTTGTTCGTTGGTCTTGCCACAAGTGCACTTTATGTGCTCGGTTTTCCGATTTTAGCTGTTGTATTCTTATGGCTTTCCGGTTTTTTAGACGCCGTTGATGGGACGATGGCCAGAAATACAAAAACCTCCTCCTTCGGAACCGTGATGGATATTACATTCGACCGAGTCGTTGAAATCGGGATGATTATCGCCATTGCTTATGTCCATCCAGAGGTCTTATGGCCGCTTCTTCTTCTCAGCGTTTCCATCATCGTGTCCATGACGATCTTTTTAGTCGTAGGGGCCGTATCAGAAAAGGCAGGAATCAAATCCTTTTATTATCAAGCAGGACTTGCGGAGCGAACGGAAGGCTTCGTTCTGTTCAGTGTGATGCTCTTATTCCCTTCATTCCTTTTCTGGTCCACGCTGTTGTTCTTTGCGGTTGAATTGTTTACAGGAATCCAGCGGTTTATGGAAGCTAAACGGATATTAAAATAA
- a CDS encoding Crp/Fnr family transcriptional regulator: protein MDKQTLLSGVNLFEELTKEELMDVDAISEMKKVGKGEVILSPEHPAEHLYILKKGQIRLYRTSKEGKQFTLDILKDGNLFGEASTLTLTDYEMYAEAMTDTYVCLMSREEFERFMEKYPKVTLRLVQLLSAKLNDFYKISEKIALGEVRERILYLLLMLSEKSGRRHQEWQTIEMKLTHQDIATMIGATRETTSAEISRLKKKGYLKKDRVLSIHAEKAKTHLGLVVT from the coding sequence ATGGATAAACAGACCCTCTTATCCGGAGTCAATTTGTTTGAAGAATTAACAAAAGAAGAACTGATGGATGTCGATGCCATCAGTGAAATGAAAAAAGTGGGGAAGGGTGAAGTCATCCTTTCTCCTGAACATCCGGCTGAGCATTTATATATATTGAAAAAAGGTCAAATCCGATTATATCGGACAAGCAAAGAAGGGAAACAGTTCACCCTCGACATTTTAAAAGACGGGAATCTATTTGGTGAGGCCTCAACATTGACTTTGACGGATTATGAAATGTACGCGGAGGCAATGACAGATACATACGTTTGTCTGATGAGCCGGGAAGAGTTTGAGCGATTCATGGAAAAGTATCCGAAAGTCACTCTTCGTCTCGTTCAGTTGCTTTCAGCCAAGTTGAACGATTTTTACAAAATAAGTGAGAAGATTGCTTTAGGTGAGGTACGGGAGCGGATCCTTTATTTGCTGCTCATGCTCAGCGAAAAAAGCGGCCGCCGCCACCAGGAGTGGCAGACCATTGAGATGAAGTTGACTCATCAGGACATCGCGACGATGATCGGGGCGACAAGGGAAACGACAAGTGCGGAAATCAGTCGTTTAAAAAAGAAAGGGTATTTGAAAAAGGACCGAGTATTATCCATCCATGCAGAAAAAGCAAAAACCCATCTCGGCTTAGTGGTTACATAA
- the uvsE gene encoding UV DNA damage repair endonuclease UvsE encodes MIIRFGYVSHALDLWEATPAKTMTFARYKKLGHEAALEQLHKIAEMNLERTRRIIHYNIAREIHLYRFSSSIIPLATHDEVEWDYIEPFRHLFEEIGELVRTHNMRTSFHPNQFTLFTSDRPHVTDNAVQDMEYHYAMLKAMGLHNESHINLHVGGAYGDKQAAVFRFHENIKKLPDPIKQQMTLENDDKTYTTTETLDVCEKEEIPMMFDYHHYMANHTEDEPLSEILPRFYKTWDKLGLPPKIHISSPKSEKAYRSHADFVDADFIRPLLKELKALGTPVDFMIEAKEKDRALLKLVEDFSSIRGVKRVGEATLDV; translated from the coding sequence ATGATCATCCGGTTCGGTTACGTATCGCATGCGCTCGACCTATGGGAAGCGACACCCGCGAAGACGATGACATTTGCACGTTATAAGAAACTGGGGCATGAAGCAGCTCTGGAGCAGCTTCACAAAATTGCGGAAATGAACTTGGAGCGCACACGTCGGATCATCCATTACAACATTGCGAGGGAAATCCATCTGTACCGCTTCTCTTCATCGATCATTCCACTTGCGACTCATGATGAAGTGGAGTGGGATTACATCGAGCCTTTTCGCCATCTTTTCGAGGAAATTGGCGAATTGGTACGGACGCACAACATGCGCACAAGTTTTCACCCGAATCAATTCACCCTTTTTACAAGTGACCGTCCTCATGTGACAGACAATGCCGTCCAGGATATGGAGTACCACTATGCGATGCTTAAAGCGATGGGGCTTCACAATGAATCTCATATCAACTTGCATGTGGGCGGAGCGTATGGGGATAAACAAGCAGCCGTTTTTCGTTTCCATGAAAATATAAAGAAATTGCCGGATCCAATTAAACAGCAGATGACGCTCGAAAATGATGATAAAACTTATACGACAACGGAAACCCTTGATGTTTGTGAAAAAGAAGAGATCCCGATGATGTTCGATTATCATCATTACATGGCCAATCACACGGAAGATGAACCACTGTCGGAAATCCTGCCGCGCTTTTATAAAACTTGGGATAAGCTAGGTCTGCCACCGAAAATTCATATTTCTTCGCCAAAGTCGGAAAAGGCGTACAGGAGTCATGCCGATTTTGTGGATGCTGATTTCATTCGCCCTCTCCTGAAAGAATTGAAGGCTCTCGGCACACCTGTAGACTTTATGATTGAAGCGAAAGAAAAGGACCGAGCGCTTCTGAAGCTTGTCGAAGACTTCTCGAGCATTCGTGGTGTGAAGCGAGTAGGGGAAGCGACTTTAGACGTTTAG
- a CDS encoding nuclease-related domain-containing protein — protein MIIKPRVIPPDIDHLEMLLQRLKSNHPVTPQVEGLLSTKRAGWTGEHSLDFHLDYLLEPHVILHNLRLYDGRHFFQVDTLILFPTFILIIEAKNMKGQISIHREKKEMRRDLEGFQGPVEQAERQKELLQEWLLHQLGLSLPVDFLVVFTNRRCVLEFDSSDSRIHEKVIRATSLVGAIERKKEFYQEKVLTRVEMMRVGRALADAHQELVPNYMKRFNLGYSDLQEGVMCPECGKYFMKRAKKKWVCVLCSYSSYSAHEQALREYAALVSKVISNKEAQEFLKISSRHVVYRILSAYARSTVGGGKYIKYLL, from the coding sequence GAAGGATTGCTCTCTACCAAACGAGCCGGTTGGACCGGCGAACACTCCCTCGATTTTCATCTTGACTATCTGCTTGAACCTCATGTCATCCTTCACAACCTCCGCCTTTATGATGGGCGCCACTTCTTCCAAGTCGACACGCTAATCTTGTTCCCTACATTCATTCTGATCATTGAAGCAAAGAATATGAAAGGTCAGATATCCATTCACCGTGAGAAAAAGGAAATGCGTCGCGATCTGGAAGGATTTCAGGGTCCCGTGGAGCAGGCAGAGCGGCAAAAAGAGTTGCTCCAAGAATGGCTGTTGCACCAACTGGGACTTAGCCTGCCTGTGGATTTCCTAGTCGTCTTTACGAATCGAAGGTGCGTTCTTGAATTTGACTCTTCGGACTCCCGTATACATGAGAAAGTGATACGCGCTACATCGTTGGTCGGTGCGATTGAAAGGAAGAAGGAGTTTTATCAGGAGAAAGTGCTGACTCGTGTTGAAATGATGCGTGTCGGGCGTGCGCTTGCTGACGCTCATCAAGAGCTTGTCCCTAATTACATGAAGCGGTTCAACTTGGGATATTCCGATTTACAGGAAGGTGTGATGTGTCCTGAGTGTGGCAAGTATTTCATGAAGAGGGCGAAGAAAAAATGGGTATGCGTCTTGTGCTCTTATAGCTCTTACAGTGCACATGAACAAGCTTTGCGAGAGTATGCTGCGTTAGTATCGAAGGTAATTAGTAATAAAGAAGCTCAGGAATTCCTTAAAATAAGTTCCAGGCATGTGGTTTACCGGATTCTTTCTGCATATGCAAGAAGTACAGTTGGTGGAGGGAAATATATTAAATATCTGCTTTAG